In one Zymobacter palmae genomic region, the following are encoded:
- the rlmB gene encoding 23S rRNA (guanosine(2251)-2'-O)-methyltransferase RlmB, which yields MVNKRNPSRTPAARERRRPAPKGAATRSARPAPAGPRLPNGVEPVYGVHSVEALLARPAASETIRTLWVQQGDAERRLHELMAQAQSVGIPVEFMVREQLDAAASGGNHQGIMALCPPIEPASEQTLWWRLDDWKAEQAPLFLVLDGVTDPHNLGACLRNADAAGAHGIIVPKDRSATLNATVRKVASGAAEAVPVYQVTNLARTLTTLQEKGVWVLGMAGEAESMLYDIDLTGPCALVMGAEGKGMRRLTRERCDQWAKLPMAGEVSSLNVSVAAGITLFEAVRQRR from the coding sequence ATGGTCAACAAGCGTAATCCTTCTCGTACACCGGCGGCTCGCGAGCGCCGTCGCCCGGCCCCCAAGGGGGCGGCCACGCGCAGTGCTCGTCCCGCTCCGGCAGGGCCGCGGTTGCCCAATGGCGTAGAGCCCGTGTATGGCGTGCACAGCGTTGAAGCGCTACTGGCACGCCCCGCCGCGTCTGAGACCATTCGGACACTGTGGGTCCAGCAGGGTGACGCCGAGCGTCGTCTGCACGAGCTGATGGCTCAGGCGCAGTCAGTAGGGATTCCGGTCGAGTTCATGGTGCGCGAACAGCTGGATGCCGCCGCTTCGGGGGGTAACCATCAAGGCATCATGGCACTGTGCCCGCCGATTGAGCCTGCCAGCGAGCAGACGCTCTGGTGGCGTCTTGACGACTGGAAGGCCGAACAGGCTCCGCTATTTCTAGTGCTGGATGGCGTAACCGATCCTCACAATCTTGGTGCCTGCCTGCGCAATGCCGATGCGGCAGGAGCGCACGGTATCATCGTACCCAAGGACCGCTCGGCTACCCTCAATGCGACGGTGCGTAAGGTCGCTTCAGGCGCGGCGGAAGCCGTACCGGTTTATCAGGTCACCAATCTGGCGCGAACCCTCACCACGCTGCAGGAAAAAGGCGTATGGGTGCTGGGTATGGCCGGTGAAGCCGAATCTATGCTGTACGATATCGACCTGACCGGGCCGTGTGCACTGGTCATGGGGGCGGAAGGCAAGGGCATGCGTCGGCTTACTCGTGAACGCTGTGACCAGTGGGCCAAGCTGCCGATGGCTGGCGAGGTCTCCAGTCTCAACGTCTCGGTCGCGGCGGGCATCACGCTGTTCGAGGCCGTGCGTCAGCGCCGTTGA